A stretch of Lathyrus oleraceus cultivar Zhongwan6 chromosome 6, CAAS_Psat_ZW6_1.0, whole genome shotgun sequence DNA encodes these proteins:
- the LOC127091775 gene encoding transcription initiation factor IIB-2 isoform X1, with protein MSDAFCSDCKRETEVVFDHSAGDTVCSECGLVLESHSIDETSEWRTFANESNDNDPVRVGGPSNPLLTDGGLSTVIAKPNGSSGEFLSSSLGRWQNRGSNPDRGLILAFKTIATMSERLGLVATIKNIFVCLPIYDNCHWLKLGSSNINDRANEIYKRVEDQKSSRGRNQDALLAACIYIACRQEDIPRTVKEICSVANGASKKEIGRAKEYIVKQLGLEKGQTVEMGTIHAGDFMRRFCSNLGMNNQAVKAAQEAVKKSEEFDIRRSPISIAAAVIYIITQLSDDKKPLKDISIATGVAEGTIRNSYKDLYPHVSKIIPNWYAKEEDLKNLSSP; from the exons ATGTCAGACGCGTTTTGCAGCGATTGCAAGCGAGAGACTGAAGTAGTTTTTGATCACTCAGCCGGAGACACAGTATGCTCAGAGTGCGGTCTTGTACTGGAATCCCACTCCATTGACGAAACCTCCGAGTGGCGTACCTTTGCTAACGAGTCCAACGACAACGACCCCGTACGTGTTGGAGGTCCATCCAATCCACTCTTAACCGATGGCGGTCTCTCCACCGTCATCGCTAAACCTAATGGCTCTTCCGGCGAGTTCCTCTCTTCTTCTCTCGGTCGCTGGCAGAATCGTGGCTCTAACCCTGACCGTGGACTTATCCTTGCTTTTAAAACTATTGCCACCATGTCCGAAAG GTTGGGACTTGTTGCAACCATCAAG AACATTTTTGTCTGCCTGCCTATATATGACAATTGCCATTGGCTTAAGCTTGGAAGTTCAAACATAAAT GATCGAGCAAATGAGATATATAAGAGGGTTGAAGACCAAAAGTCTAGTAGAGGAAGAAATCAAGATGCTTTGTTGGCTGCTTGTATCTACATCGCTTGCCGACAAGAAGACATACCACGAACTGTAAAGG AAATTTGCTCTGTTGCAAATGGGGCGTCAAAGAAGGAAATTGGCCGAGCAAAAGAGTACATAGTGAAGCAACTTGGTTTGGAGAAGGGTCAGACTGTGGAGATGGGCACAATACATGCTGGCGACTTTATG AGGAGATTCTGTTCAAATCTTGGTATGAATAATCAAGCTGTTAAAGCTGCTCAGGAAGCTGTGAAGAAATCAGAAGAATTTGATATAAG GAGGAGTCCTATATCAATTGCTGCTGCAGTTATATACATCATAACTCAGCTTTCTGATGATAAAAAACCTCTCAAAG ATATATCAATTGCCACTGGAGTTGCAGAAGGAACTATTAGGAACTCTTACAAGGATCTTTATCCCCATGTTTCAAAAATAATACCAAATTGGTATGCAAAGGAGGAGGATTTGAAGAACCTTTCTAGCCCTTGA
- the LOC127091775 gene encoding transcription initiation factor IIB isoform X2 gives MSDAFCSDCKRETEVVFDHSAGDTVCSECGLVLESHSIDETSEWRTFANESNDNDPVRVGGPSNPLLTDGGLSTVIAKPNGSSGEFLSSSLGRWQNRGSNPDRGLILAFKTIATMSERLGLVATIKDRANEIYKRVEDQKSSRGRNQDALLAACIYIACRQEDIPRTVKEICSVANGASKKEIGRAKEYIVKQLGLEKGQTVEMGTIHAGDFMRRFCSNLGMNNQAVKAAQEAVKKSEEFDIRRSPISIAAAVIYIITQLSDDKKPLKDISIATGVAEGTIRNSYKDLYPHVSKIIPNWYAKEEDLKNLSSP, from the exons ATGTCAGACGCGTTTTGCAGCGATTGCAAGCGAGAGACTGAAGTAGTTTTTGATCACTCAGCCGGAGACACAGTATGCTCAGAGTGCGGTCTTGTACTGGAATCCCACTCCATTGACGAAACCTCCGAGTGGCGTACCTTTGCTAACGAGTCCAACGACAACGACCCCGTACGTGTTGGAGGTCCATCCAATCCACTCTTAACCGATGGCGGTCTCTCCACCGTCATCGCTAAACCTAATGGCTCTTCCGGCGAGTTCCTCTCTTCTTCTCTCGGTCGCTGGCAGAATCGTGGCTCTAACCCTGACCGTGGACTTATCCTTGCTTTTAAAACTATTGCCACCATGTCCGAAAG GTTGGGACTTGTTGCAACCATCAAG GATCGAGCAAATGAGATATATAAGAGGGTTGAAGACCAAAAGTCTAGTAGAGGAAGAAATCAAGATGCTTTGTTGGCTGCTTGTATCTACATCGCTTGCCGACAAGAAGACATACCACGAACTGTAAAGG AAATTTGCTCTGTTGCAAATGGGGCGTCAAAGAAGGAAATTGGCCGAGCAAAAGAGTACATAGTGAAGCAACTTGGTTTGGAGAAGGGTCAGACTGTGGAGATGGGCACAATACATGCTGGCGACTTTATG AGGAGATTCTGTTCAAATCTTGGTATGAATAATCAAGCTGTTAAAGCTGCTCAGGAAGCTGTGAAGAAATCAGAAGAATTTGATATAAG GAGGAGTCCTATATCAATTGCTGCTGCAGTTATATACATCATAACTCAGCTTTCTGATGATAAAAAACCTCTCAAAG ATATATCAATTGCCACTGGAGTTGCAGAAGGAACTATTAGGAACTCTTACAAGGATCTTTATCCCCATGTTTCAAAAATAATACCAAATTGGTATGCAAAGGAGGAGGATTTGAAGAACCTTTCTAGCCCTTGA